One stretch of Leptospira hartskeerlii DNA includes these proteins:
- a CDS encoding TetR/AcrR family transcriptional regulator: MKKKDGSPVYPTNGVFRNSRERILEGAAIAFARKGFHGTSLREISRECGLEQPSIYHHFHSKENLFRKALVATHLMILNDIRSRLVKDKGLREEVVSVFRAISDIARQFPDRAKLPFSLVYSAPENLVQEYTNHYGAQYRKLLDAAVDRNPPTKNAELKLSLLVDLLHSLILSISSERFFEDRVRGLEDRIDHILLT, translated from the coding sequence GTGAAAAAGAAGGACGGTAGCCCTGTCTACCCCACAAACGGAGTTTTCAGAAATTCTCGTGAGAGAATTTTAGAAGGCGCTGCGATAGCTTTTGCCCGCAAGGGATTCCATGGAACTTCTCTGAGAGAGATCAGTAGAGAATGCGGCCTAGAGCAACCTAGCATCTATCATCATTTTCATTCCAAAGAAAACCTGTTCAGAAAAGCGTTGGTCGCCACTCATTTGATGATATTGAACGATATCAGAAGCAGATTGGTAAAAGACAAAGGTTTAAGAGAAGAAGTTGTCTCAGTATTCAGAGCAATTTCGGATATCGCTAGACAGTTCCCTGACAGAGCCAAACTTCCATTCAGCTTAGTATATTCTGCACCTGAAAATCTGGTCCAAGAATACACGAATCATTACGGAGCGCAGTACAGAAAGTTATTAGATGCGGCAGTGGATCGCAATCCTCCAACCAAAAACGCGGAACTGAAGCTTTCCCTACTCGTAGATCTATTACATAGTTTGATACTTTCGATCTCCTCAGAGCGATTTTTTGAGGATAGGGTCCGTGGTTTGGAAGATAGGATTGATCATATCCTTCTTACTTAA
- a CDS encoding N-acyl-D-amino-acid deacylase family protein — protein MKYDVLIKNGRIFDGEGNESFIGDVAVSDGKIVEISKSISGDAKKMYDAKGLWITPGFIDFHTHYDAEVEASPGLKESVMHGVTTITMGSCSLSLCIGSPEDLADMFSRVEAIPREQVLPLLQKKKTWNSMKEYADHLNSLPLGPNVSTFLGHSAIRSYSMGLERSLSYGVKPTEEEMVKMEKLLQEAIDCGYLGLSINTLTWDKMDGSRFRSKPLPSTFAKWSEISRLNKIVRREDRIFQGVPNVSTKYNVLLFFKESLGIFRKKLKTTIISLMDPRSNRSIYKLVAFLTRIVNTILQGDVRLQAVPAVFDLYADGVDVVVFEEFGAGTAAIHLADLAERRKLLLDKGYRKWFRRQWTNWFLPRVFHRDFNESKIVECPDQKLVGRSFSELAKERKQHVVETFLDLCAEYGNDIRWYTVIGNDRKGPLKYIVSHPDVLIGFSDAGAHLRGMAHYNFPLRFLKLVRDAELEGKPFLSPEKAVWRVTGEIADWFGLDTGKLKVGAQADIVLLNPNGLNEKVETIQETPMPEFGGMVRLVRRNEEAIRAVLINGKVAVENGVVLPEIGKESGFGRFMAYKEKDYLYSSAKSQKREAAGSAA, from the coding sequence ATGAAGTACGATGTTCTGATCAAGAACGGAAGAATATTCGATGGAGAAGGAAACGAATCATTTATAGGAGATGTAGCAGTTTCAGATGGAAAGATTGTCGAGATCTCTAAATCCATTTCCGGTGATGCAAAAAAGATGTACGATGCAAAAGGACTTTGGATCACACCAGGATTTATAGATTTTCATACACATTATGATGCAGAGGTGGAAGCTTCTCCAGGATTAAAAGAGTCAGTGATGCATGGAGTGACTACAATTACAATGGGAAGTTGTTCTCTTAGTCTTTGTATCGGATCACCGGAAGATCTTGCTGATATGTTCAGTAGAGTAGAAGCGATACCGAGAGAGCAGGTGCTTCCTCTATTACAAAAAAAGAAAACTTGGAATTCGATGAAAGAATATGCGGATCATTTGAATTCACTTCCTTTGGGTCCGAATGTTTCTACTTTCTTGGGACATTCTGCTATTCGATCTTATTCTATGGGATTAGAAAGATCTCTTTCTTATGGAGTAAAACCTACGGAAGAAGAAATGGTCAAAATGGAGAAACTTCTGCAAGAAGCGATTGATTGCGGATACTTAGGACTTTCTATCAATACTCTTACGTGGGATAAAATGGATGGCAGTCGTTTCAGAAGTAAGCCGCTTCCTTCTACATTTGCCAAATGGTCTGAAATTAGTAGATTAAATAAAATTGTTCGAAGAGAAGACAGGATTTTCCAGGGAGTGCCGAATGTTTCTACGAAGTATAATGTTTTACTCTTCTTTAAAGAAAGTCTTGGTATATTCAGAAAGAAACTAAAGACTACAATCATTTCGCTTATGGATCCACGGTCCAACCGCTCTATTTACAAGTTAGTAGCATTCCTTACTCGGATTGTGAATACGATCTTGCAAGGTGATGTTCGTTTGCAGGCAGTTCCCGCCGTTTTCGATCTTTATGCAGATGGAGTGGATGTAGTAGTCTTCGAAGAATTCGGTGCAGGGACTGCGGCAATCCATTTAGCGGATCTTGCGGAAAGACGAAAACTTCTACTCGATAAAGGGTATAGAAAATGGTTCCGTAGACAATGGACGAATTGGTTTTTACCTAGAGTATTCCACAGAGACTTTAATGAATCCAAAATTGTAGAATGTCCCGACCAAAAACTGGTCGGCAGATCTTTTTCTGAATTAGCCAAAGAAAGAAAACAACATGTGGTCGAAACATTTTTGGATCTATGTGCCGAATATGGGAATGATATTCGTTGGTACACTGTGATAGGAAACGATCGCAAAGGACCTTTAAAATATATAGTCAGTCACCCGGATGTATTGATCGGATTCTCAGATGCTGGTGCTCACTTGAGGGGAATGGCACATTATAATTTTCCATTACGTTTTTTGAAATTAGTTAGAGACGCAGAACTGGAAGGAAAACCTTTTCTTTCTCCGGAAAAAGCGGTTTGGAGAGTCACTGGGGAAATTGCGGATTGGTTCGGTTTGGACACGGGCAAACTGAAGGTCGGCGCGCAAGCAGATATTGTTCTTTTAAATCCGAATGGATTAAACGAAAAAGTGGAAACCATCCAAGAAACTCCAATGCCAGAATTTGGCGGAATGGTTCGGTTAGTCCGAAGGAATGAAGAAGCGATCCGTGCAGTATTGATCAATGGAAAAGTCGCAGTAGAGAATGGGGTCGTTCTTCCAGAGATCGGAAAAGAAAGCGGCTTCGGAAGATTTATGGCTTATAAGGAAAAAGATTATCTATATTCTTCCGCGAAATCGCAAAAGAGAGAAGCTGCAGGATCTGCAGCTTAA
- a CDS encoding zinc-dependent alcohol dehydrogenase family protein: MKAVQLSSFGKENLSLIDLPDPGKPGPGEVLVRFRAASLNFRDYLVVQGKYNPNFPVPMVPCSDGSGEIIEVGENVTDIKTGDKINATFAPYWLSGHANKKELRTTLGGPLDGTLRQYAILPAIGVVPMPSHLSFEEAATLPCAGLTAWSSFFVENQLKKGESVVIQGTGGVSLFALQFAKAVGAIVYLTSSSDEKLERGKSLGADYLINYKNITAWGEKIRELTGGEGADHIVEVGGAGTLEQSIKAVKLFGTIHLIGILAGAIKDLNLLPLVMNQIKVQGIVVGHREGFLAMNKAIEEWKLKPVVDKVYELSEFKDALEYLKDGKHFGKIVVRIP, translated from the coding sequence ATGAAAGCGGTCCAACTTTCCTCTTTCGGAAAAGAAAATCTCTCCTTAATCGATTTACCAGACCCAGGCAAACCAGGCCCGGGAGAAGTTTTAGTACGTTTCAGGGCGGCTTCCTTAAATTTCCGGGACTATCTTGTGGTCCAGGGAAAGTACAATCCGAATTTTCCAGTGCCTATGGTTCCTTGCAGCGATGGATCGGGAGAAATTATAGAAGTCGGAGAGAATGTCACAGACATCAAAACCGGAGACAAGATCAACGCAACCTTTGCACCATACTGGTTGTCCGGACATGCAAATAAAAAAGAACTCAGGACCACGCTAGGTGGGCCTTTAGACGGGACATTAAGACAATATGCAATCCTTCCTGCGATAGGAGTGGTCCCAATGCCTTCTCATCTTAGTTTTGAAGAAGCGGCCACACTTCCTTGCGCTGGACTTACCGCTTGGTCCTCATTCTTTGTGGAAAACCAACTCAAAAAAGGAGAATCCGTAGTTATCCAAGGTACCGGAGGAGTCTCTTTATTCGCATTACAATTTGCTAAAGCAGTTGGAGCTATCGTATACTTAACTTCTTCTTCCGATGAAAAGCTGGAAAGAGGAAAGTCCTTAGGCGCAGATTATCTGATCAATTATAAAAATATTACTGCTTGGGGAGAAAAGATCAGAGAACTAACTGGGGGAGAAGGCGCAGACCATATTGTGGAAGTTGGCGGAGCAGGAACCTTAGAGCAATCCATTAAAGCTGTAAAATTATTCGGTACAATTCATCTGATCGGGATATTAGCGGGAGCTATCAAGGATTTAAACCTTCTTCCTTTAGTTATGAACCAAATCAAAGTCCAAGGGATCGTAGTTGGTCATAGGGAAGGATTCCTTGCTATGAACAAAGCCATTGAAGAATGGAAACTGAAACCTGTAGTAGATAAAGTCTACGAACTTTCCGAATTCAAAGATGCATTAGAGTATCTGAAAGACGGAAAACATTTCGGAAAGATCGTAGTTCGGATCCCTTGA
- a CDS encoding OmpA/MotB family protein: protein MKRNLGILTLIFACISILSNCVSQSKYDALQAMYDEKARDLSNLEKDKSSLQRSVEDMKRIQEETERRIADYRSLLESFKGMIDSGKLKIRIVDGRMVVILSSDILFPPGSSSLSSKGTDAIKEVTGILSSLHGRRFQVEGHTDDVPTGIKGYSNWELASARALTVLHTMVKSGMPEDRISAASMGSSRPSVPNTSVENRTANRRIEIVIVPDLSNLPGIEELRKLSE, encoded by the coding sequence ATGAAAAGGAATCTGGGTATTCTTACCTTAATTTTTGCCTGTATTTCCATTCTGTCTAACTGTGTTTCTCAATCCAAGTATGACGCCTTGCAAGCGATGTACGACGAGAAAGCAAGAGACCTTTCCAATTTAGAAAAAGATAAGTCTTCTCTCCAAAGATCCGTAGAAGATATGAAAAGGATCCAAGAAGAAACGGAAAGAAGGATCGCAGATTATCGAAGTTTATTAGAAAGTTTTAAAGGAATGATCGATTCCGGAAAACTTAAGATCCGGATAGTAGATGGAAGAATGGTGGTAATACTTTCTTCCGATATATTATTCCCACCGGGTTCTTCGAGTTTATCTTCAAAAGGAACCGATGCAATCAAAGAAGTCACTGGGATTCTATCTTCTCTTCATGGAAGAAGATTCCAAGTAGAAGGTCATACGGACGATGTGCCTACAGGTATCAAAGGATATTCCAACTGGGAACTTGCATCTGCAAGAGCTTTGACCGTATTACATACAATGGTAAAGTCCGGAATGCCAGAAGATAGGATCAGCGCGGCTTCTATGGGATCTTCTCGTCCTTCTGTCCCGAATACAAGTGTGGAAAATAGAACCGCGAATCGAAGGATAGAAATTGTAATTGTTCCAGACTTATCTAATCTACCAGGTATTGAAGAATTACGTAAATTGAGCGAATAG
- a CDS encoding tetratricopeptide repeat protein, with amino-acid sequence MSRFHFSRNYSILASVTLVLAFYSACSGEKDEPSILEIRDLLDSGHLTESVQKAKDKALITGKMDQVHYLRGWIHYLRKEDSSAEKEYKLCLKENKNSIDCLRGLAQIEKHKQNYEKAETRYKQALVIAQATKNQEYSSMLLTDLGNLALSQDEREEALDWYNKSIQVKPEGSAYYGLGFVHLLNRDKVASIQSLKKGLGTEYRDLIIKAETYYLLAKLQNDFEKNPQAASESAKKAFELFPAMEKYSKSWEQYSKLSSSK; translated from the coding sequence ATGAGCCGTTTTCATTTTTCGAGAAACTATTCTATTTTAGCTAGCGTTACACTTGTATTGGCGTTTTATTCTGCTTGTTCCGGGGAGAAGGATGAACCTTCTATTTTGGAAATCAGAGATCTGTTGGACTCCGGTCATTTAACAGAATCGGTTCAGAAGGCAAAGGATAAGGCTTTGATCACCGGAAAAATGGACCAGGTCCATTATCTCAGGGGATGGATCCATTATTTACGCAAAGAAGATTCCTCCGCAGAGAAAGAATATAAACTTTGTTTAAAGGAGAATAAAAACTCCATCGATTGCCTGAGAGGTCTTGCTCAGATCGAAAAACATAAACAGAATTATGAAAAGGCGGAAACTAGATATAAGCAAGCCTTAGTAATTGCGCAAGCCACCAAAAACCAAGAATACAGTTCCATGTTACTAACGGATCTGGGAAATTTGGCTCTCTCTCAGGATGAAAGAGAAGAAGCCCTGGACTGGTACAATAAATCTATCCAAGTAAAACCGGAAGGTTCTGCCTATTATGGACTCGGTTTTGTGCATCTATTGAATCGAGACAAGGTAGCTTCTATTCAATCCTTAAAGAAGGGATTGGGAACTGAATATAGAGATTTAATCATCAAAGCGGAAACCTATTATCTTCTGGCAAAGTTACAAAACGATTTCGAAAAAAATCCGCAAGCGGCAAGCGAGTCGGCAAAAAAGGCCTTCGAATTATTTCCTGCAATGGAGAAATACTCAAAATCTTGGGAACAATATTCCAAACTTTCCAGTTCTAAATAA
- a CDS encoding ATP-binding cassette domain-containing protein — translation MISVSGLSLNFGKKILFENVTVKFKESCRYGLIGANGSGKSTFMKILAGMEQAAAGSVSIDVGVKVGYLKQDHYEYENETVLNTVMMGNKELWTIAKERDEIYSKPEMSDEDGIRVSELEEAFGEMGGYEAESVAGELLEGLGIPTNIHGQTLSFLTGGFKLRVLLAQVLFQKPDVLLLDEPTNHLDIKTIHWLESFLLNYKGVVIVISHDRHFINSVASHICDLDYQTMTVYPGNYDEYMEASQAARERAQSDNKRAKEKIAELQEFVSRFSANAAKSKQATSRQKMIEKIKDNMADIRPSSRLFPYIIFKMKRVLGKDVILADNITKAYEDRVIFKDFTINITKGEKIAIIGTNGVGKTTLLKTLMKQIEPDSGTVAFGDSVETSIFPQDHREGIGEDADSIIEWLYRYAPPGTEMEEIRAILGRMLFSGDMAKKPTQVLSGGEKSRIILGKMILSQDNLLALDEPTNHLDLESIESLNYALTKFEGTILFVSHDREFVSSIATRVLEVTTEGIRDFKGTYEEFLEREGQEFYKRLAGGPVLTEA, via the coding sequence ATGATCAGCGTTTCCGGTTTATCTCTGAATTTCGGAAAGAAAATTCTTTTTGAAAACGTTACAGTTAAGTTTAAAGAAAGCTGTAGATACGGTCTGATCGGAGCCAATGGTTCCGGTAAATCCACTTTTATGAAAATCCTTGCTGGAATGGAACAAGCAGCTGCAGGTTCTGTCTCCATTGATGTAGGAGTCAAAGTAGGCTACTTAAAACAGGACCATTACGAATACGAAAACGAAACAGTATTGAATACTGTAATGATGGGGAATAAAGAACTTTGGACAATCGCCAAAGAGAGAGACGAAATTTATTCTAAGCCTGAAATGTCCGATGAGGACGGGATCCGAGTTTCCGAATTAGAAGAAGCTTTCGGAGAGATGGGCGGTTACGAAGCGGAAAGTGTAGCTGGAGAATTATTGGAAGGTTTAGGAATTCCTACAAACATTCATGGTCAGACACTTTCTTTTTTAACAGGCGGTTTTAAACTTAGAGTATTACTCGCTCAGGTCTTATTCCAGAAACCGGATGTTCTACTTTTGGATGAGCCTACCAACCACTTGGATATCAAGACGATTCACTGGTTGGAATCCTTCCTTTTGAACTATAAGGGAGTTGTTATTGTTATTTCCCACGACCGTCACTTCATCAACTCAGTTGCTTCTCATATCTGTGACTTAGATTATCAGACGATGACCGTTTATCCTGGAAACTACGACGAGTACATGGAAGCGTCTCAAGCTGCGAGAGAAAGAGCTCAATCCGATAATAAACGAGCAAAAGAAAAAATTGCAGAATTACAAGAATTCGTCAGTAGATTCAGCGCCAACGCGGCAAAATCTAAACAGGCTACTTCTCGCCAGAAGATGATCGAGAAGATCAAAGATAATATGGCGGATATCAGACCTTCTTCCAGACTTTTCCCTTATATAATTTTCAAAATGAAAAGAGTTTTAGGTAAGGATGTAATCCTTGCAGATAATATCACTAAAGCTTACGAAGACAGAGTTATCTTTAAAGATTTTACGATCAATATCACCAAAGGGGAGAAGATCGCTATCATTGGAACAAACGGTGTAGGAAAAACCACTCTCTTAAAAACTTTGATGAAACAGATCGAGCCTGATTCAGGAACGGTTGCATTCGGAGATTCGGTAGAGACTTCCATCTTTCCTCAAGATCATAGAGAAGGGATCGGTGAAGACGCAGACTCTATTATAGAATGGTTATATAGATACGCTCCTCCAGGTACCGAGATGGAAGAGATCCGCGCTATTTTAGGAAGAATGTTATTCAGTGGGGATATGGCTAAAAAACCAACCCAAGTGCTTTCGGGGGGAGAAAAATCCAGGATCATATTAGGAAAGATGATTCTGTCTCAAGACAATCTTCTGGCCTTGGACGAACCTACTAACCACTTAGATTTGGAATCCATCGAATCCTTGAACTACGCATTAACCAAGTTTGAAGGAACCATCTTATTCGTTTCTCACGATAGGGAATTTGTAAGTTCAATCGCGACACGAGTACTGGAAGTTACCACGGAAGGTATCAGAGATTTTAAAGGAACTTACGAAGAGTTCTTAGAAAGAGAAGGCCAAGAATTTTACAAACGCCTGGCAGGTGGACCTGTTCTCACGGAAGCTTAG
- a CDS encoding 2-dehydropantoate 2-reductase — MSFSTKFAILGSGSIGTYIGAYLVKAGYPVVFLGRERLKQEIQLFGLGISDYKGNSFTLAPSQVRYATDIKEAKDSNVFLITVKSKDTIEAGKSIRSLFSPEELSKIIVVSFQNGVRNSKELASVLPELNDRNLPGMVPFNVVAKGKGQFHQGTSGELVVKSNEFGNKIHSYLRRAGLPSTVHKNMEGVLWGKLLFNLNNSLNALAGIPLREELSQRTYRKILASMILEGLEILKLSGIQPASAGKMIPWLAPIILGLPDFLFFRVASSMVKIDPEARSSMWEDLHHGKTTEISYLNGEIVSLADKVGHKAPINRKIASLISEAESSSGKSQYDAETLSNLLGIV; from the coding sequence ATGAGTTTTTCCACAAAATTTGCGATCTTGGGTTCCGGAAGTATAGGAACATATATCGGAGCGTACTTGGTAAAAGCAGGGTATCCTGTAGTATTTTTAGGCAGAGAAAGATTAAAACAAGAGATCCAATTATTCGGCTTAGGGATCAGCGACTATAAGGGAAATTCTTTCACTCTCGCACCGAGCCAGGTCCGTTATGCAACCGATATAAAAGAAGCCAAAGACTCGAACGTATTTTTGATCACTGTCAAAAGTAAGGATACGATAGAAGCAGGAAAATCCATCCGTTCTCTTTTTTCACCTGAAGAATTATCCAAAATTATCGTAGTAAGTTTTCAGAATGGAGTTCGAAACTCTAAGGAACTTGCCTCCGTATTACCTGAGTTAAACGATAGAAATTTACCGGGTATGGTGCCGTTCAATGTGGTTGCTAAAGGAAAAGGACAATTCCACCAAGGGACAAGCGGAGAACTTGTAGTTAAATCAAATGAATTCGGGAACAAAATCCATTCTTATCTAAGAAGAGCGGGCCTACCTTCTACCGTGCATAAAAATATGGAAGGTGTTCTTTGGGGAAAACTACTTTTCAATTTGAATAATAGCTTAAACGCACTCGCAGGCATTCCTCTCAGAGAAGAATTATCCCAAAGAACTTACAGAAAAATTTTAGCTTCCATGATCTTAGAAGGTTTAGAAATCCTTAAACTTTCCGGGATCCAGCCTGCAAGTGCCGGCAAAATGATCCCTTGGCTTGCACCGATCATTTTAGGTTTGCCGGACTTCCTATTTTTCAGAGTCGCTTCTTCCATGGTTAAAATTGACCCTGAAGCAAGATCTTCGATGTGGGAAGACCTACATCATGGAAAAACAACTGAGATTTCTTATTTGAATGGAGAAATAGTAAGTTTAGCGGATAAGGTCGGCCATAAAGCTCCGATCAATCGTAAGATCGCTTCTTTGATTTCAGAAGCGGAAAGCAGTTCCGGCAAATCTCAATACGATGCGGAAACTCTTTCCAATCTTTTAGGAATTGTGTAG
- a CDS encoding DUF2062 domain-containing protein, with amino-acid sequence MNLLRTIWRIIHKQIILPFQESYAPIHEVCLGTTVGLLWSMTPLVGVQMYLGLGTWLILRLFRIRFYLPIAIAMIWITNPVTVPFFYSLFYWIGKQVLLLLGIPFQQISFDTLLAISKESESMDLIGGLYHWTIFLFDKMGLPMFVGGFAFGVPLALLGYPITYRLLNSYRARRAHEEGISLQEWELKHVRKDVGLFAAKTP; translated from the coding sequence ATGAATTTACTCAGAACGATCTGGCGTATCATCCATAAACAAATCATTTTACCCTTCCAAGAATCCTATGCTCCTATTCACGAAGTTTGTTTAGGAACTACTGTAGGCCTGCTTTGGTCAATGACTCCTCTCGTAGGAGTGCAGATGTATTTGGGATTGGGAACTTGGCTTATACTTCGATTGTTCCGTATCCGTTTTTATCTTCCGATTGCGATCGCTATGATCTGGATTACGAATCCGGTAACAGTTCCATTTTTTTATTCCTTATTCTATTGGATAGGCAAACAGGTTTTACTTTTGCTCGGAATTCCTTTCCAACAGATCAGCTTCGATACGTTATTAGCCATCTCTAAAGAATCAGAATCCATGGATCTGATCGGTGGATTATATCATTGGACAATTTTTTTATTTGATAAGATGGGACTTCCAATGTTCGTAGGTGGTTTTGCTTTTGGAGTTCCCTTGGCATTACTCGGCTACCCGATCACCTATCGTTTATTAAATTCTTATAGAGCCAGAAGAGCACATGAAGAAGGTATTAGTCTTCAAGAATGGGAACTAAAACATGTAAGAAAAGACGTAGGATTGTTCGCCGCCAAAACGCCATAG
- the ccrA gene encoding crotonyl-CoA carboxylase/reductase: MSAPEIVPIGQLPPLGVVPKKMHAQVIRPERFGDPIKSIQPEEIDVPEIKPDEVLVAVMAAGINYNNVWAGLGFPVDVIGARNKKGEPEKFHIGGSDASGIVYKVGSEVKNVKVGDEVVLHCGIWDKNDPWVKAGNDPMFAPSQLIWAYETNWGSFAQFCKVQDHQCLPKPKHLSWEEAAAYMLVGATAYRMLHHWKPNDVKPGDVVLIWGGAGGLGAMAIQIVKAAGGIPIAVVSSDDKIEFCKKLGAAGVINRNNFKHWGALTSDINKPEVFVEWTKQAREFGKAIWDIAGKGNNPKIVFEHPGETTIPTSVFVCETGGMVVICAGTTGYNATVDLRYLWMRQKRLQGSHFANDENSIGINQLVIDKKVDPVLSQTFQFNETAQAHQLMKENKHPAGNMSILVGADKLGLGRK, encoded by the coding sequence ATGAGCGCACCTGAAATCGTACCAATCGGCCAACTCCCTCCATTAGGAGTGGTCCCTAAAAAAATGCATGCACAGGTCATCCGACCAGAGCGTTTTGGAGACCCGATAAAGTCCATCCAGCCGGAAGAGATCGACGTTCCTGAAATTAAACCTGACGAAGTGCTGGTTGCAGTTATGGCTGCCGGAATTAATTATAATAACGTATGGGCGGGTCTTGGATTTCCAGTCGATGTGATCGGGGCACGAAACAAAAAAGGCGAACCGGAAAAGTTCCACATCGGTGGTTCAGACGCATCCGGAATCGTTTATAAAGTAGGTTCCGAAGTTAAGAACGTAAAAGTAGGAGACGAGGTTGTCCTACATTGCGGTATCTGGGACAAGAACGATCCTTGGGTCAAAGCAGGAAATGATCCTATGTTTGCACCTTCTCAATTGATTTGGGCATACGAAACTAACTGGGGGTCCTTTGCACAATTCTGTAAAGTCCAAGACCACCAATGTCTTCCTAAACCGAAACATCTTTCTTGGGAAGAAGCAGCTGCTTACATGCTCGTTGGAGCAACCGCATATAGAATGCTTCACCACTGGAAACCGAATGATGTAAAACCGGGAGATGTAGTTCTTATCTGGGGAGGAGCAGGCGGATTAGGAGCCATGGCGATCCAGATCGTAAAGGCTGCAGGTGGAATTCCAATCGCAGTAGTTTCTTCCGATGATAAGATCGAGTTCTGTAAAAAATTAGGCGCTGCCGGAGTGATTAACAGAAACAATTTCAAACATTGGGGCGCTCTCACTTCGGATATTAATAAGCCTGAAGTATTTGTAGAATGGACCAAACAAGCCAGAGAATTCGGAAAGGCTATTTGGGACATCGCAGGAAAAGGAAACAATCCTAAGATCGTATTCGAACATCCAGGTGAAACAACCATCCCTACTTCAGTATTCGTTTGTGAAACTGGAGGAATGGTCGTTATCTGCGCTGGAACCACAGGTTACAATGCAACTGTAGATTTAAGATATCTTTGGATGCGTCAAAAACGTCTCCAAGGTTCTCACTTTGCAAACGACGAAAACTCAATTGGTATCAATCAATTAGTGATCGATAAAAAAGTGGATCCAGTTCTTTCTCAAACTTTCCAGTTCAACGAAACTGCGCAAGCTCACCAATTGATGAAAGAGAACAAACACCCTGCGGGAAACATGAGTATCCTTGTAGGTGCCGATAAACTAGGACTAGGTAGAAAATAA
- a CDS encoding esterase/lipase family protein: MRKLGLAVLLLFLCSGTLFASGGGSSSKPLAGSYPIVLSHGLFGWGTDSSGIISIVNYWGGMDTYLQSQGATVYAPTKTAAQSNETRGVQLKDKVLTYMAANGFSKVHILGHSQGGLDSRYAISNLGLSSKVSTLTTLNTPHRGSPIADIVTTVLPDWIKPFVSGILGVVVQLVYGGGNQDALAALGSLTTSGTAAFNTRTPDASSVKYFSYGSYITIPDLIQHPLMGIIQPACVAGGLFNGQGGTCDGLVPYTSLKWGTFKGGPDYGLLVTGVDHLQASNTLNSGKFWYDVEGYFLKMASNAKSNQ, encoded by the coding sequence ATGCGTAAATTAGGATTAGCGGTATTACTCCTATTTTTGTGTAGCGGCACGTTGTTCGCTTCAGGGGGAGGATCTTCCTCCAAACCATTAGCTGGATCGTATCCAATCGTTCTTTCCCACGGACTTTTCGGTTGGGGAACTGATTCTTCCGGCATAATTAGTATAGTTAACTATTGGGGCGGAATGGACACATATCTGCAATCCCAAGGTGCAACCGTGTATGCTCCCACTAAGACTGCAGCGCAGTCTAATGAGACTCGCGGGGTTCAATTAAAGGATAAAGTCCTTACTTATATGGCCGCAAACGGCTTTAGCAAAGTGCATATCCTTGGACACTCCCAAGGTGGATTGGATAGCCGCTATGCTATCTCCAACTTAGGACTTTCTTCCAAAGTTTCCACTTTAACCACTTTGAACACTCCTCACAGAGGATCTCCAATTGCGGATATCGTAACTACCGTTCTTCCTGATTGGATCAAACCTTTCGTTAGCGGTATCTTAGGGGTTGTAGTTCAATTAGTGTATGGCGGCGGAAACCAAGACGCTCTTGCGGCACTTGGTTCCTTGACTACCAGCGGAACTGCGGCTTTCAACACTCGCACTCCTGATGCTTCTTCCGTTAAGTATTTCTCTTACGGATCTTACATCACCATTCCTGACCTAATCCAACACCCATTGATGGGAATCATTCAACCTGCTTGTGTGGCTGGGGGATTGTTTAACGGACAAGGCGGAACCTGCGATGGACTCGTTCCTTACACTTCTTTGAAATGGGGAACTTTCAAAGGTGGACCTGATTACGGACTTCTAGTAACTGGTGTAGACCATTTACAAGCTTCTAACACCTTGAATTCCGGAAAGTTTTGGTACGATGTGGAAGGTTACTTCTTGAAAATGGCTTCCAACGCGAAATCTAATCAGTAA